One Artemia franciscana chromosome 7, ASM3288406v1, whole genome shotgun sequence DNA segment encodes these proteins:
- the LOC136029624 gene encoding glycoprotein-N-acetylgalactosamine 3-beta-galactosyltransferase 1-like, with product MTSPKNHQKALHVKNTWGKRTDKLLFFSTEKDENLPTVKLPVQEGYAFLWNKTREAFKFVYEKYLQNYDWFMKSNDVAFVNVENLCYMLSNYSPSKPTYFGCKYKLPGSGQVFMSGGGSYIISQEALRLFV from the coding sequence ATGACATCCCCAAAAAATCATCAGAAAGCTCTTCATGTGAAAAATACATGGGGTAAAAGAACTgacaaacttttgttttttagtacAGAGAAAGATGAAAACTTACCAACAGTAAAACTTCCTGTCCAAGAAGGGTATGCTTTCTTGTGGAACAAAACCAGAGAAGCATTCAAATTCGtctatgaaaaatatttacaaaactatGATTGGTTCATGAAAAGCAATGATGTAGCTTTTGTCAATGTGGAAAATCTTTGTTACATGTTAAGTAATTACAGTCCGTCCAAACCGACATATTTTGGCTGTAAATACAAGTTACCTGGCTCAGGTCAAGTTTTTATGAGTGGTGGAGGAAGTTATATTATTAGTCAAGAAGCATTACGGCTCTTTGTTTAA